The following proteins come from a genomic window of Bos mutus isolate GX-2022 chromosome 21, NWIPB_WYAK_1.1, whole genome shotgun sequence:
- the NKX2-1 gene encoding LOW QUALITY PROTEIN: homeobox protein Nkx-2.1 (The sequence of the model RefSeq protein was modified relative to this genomic sequence to represent the inferred CDS: deleted 1 base in 1 codon), translated as MWSGGSGKARGWEAAAGGRSGPGRLSRRRIMSMSPKHTTPFSVSDILSPLEESYKKVGMEGGGLGAPLAAYRQGQAAPPAAAMQQHAVGHHGAVTAAYHMTAAAVPQLSHSAVGGYCNGNLGNMSELPPYQDTMRNSASGPGWYGANPDPRFPAISRFMGPASGMNMSGMGGLGSLGDVSKNMAPLPSAPRRKRRVLFSQAQVYELERRFKQQKYLSAPEREHLASMIHLTPTQVKIWFQNHRYKMKRQAKDKAAQQQLQQDSGGGGGGAGCQQQQQQAQQQSPRRVAVPVLVKDGKPCQAGAPAPGAASLQGHAQQQAQQQAQAAQAAAAAISVGSGGPGLGAHPGHQPGSAGQSPDLAHHAASPAALQGQVSSLPHLNSSGSDYGTMSCSTLLYGRTW; from the exons ATGTGGTCCGGAGGCAGTGGGAAGGCGCGGGGCTGGGAGGCCGCGGCGGGAGGGAGGAGCGGCCCCGGCAGGCTCAG ccgCCGCCGAATCATGTCGATGAGTCCAAAGCACACGACTCCGTTCTCAGTGTCTGACATCTTGAGTCCCCTGGAGGAAAGCTACAAGAAAGTGGGCATGGAGGGCGGCGGCCTCGGGGCTCCGCTGGCGGCTTACAGGCAGGGCCAGGCGGCACCGCCGGCCGCGGCCATGCAGCAGCACGCCGTGGGGCACCACGGCGCAGTCACCGCCGCCTACCACATGACGGCGGCGGCGGTGCCCCAGCTCTCGCACTCCGCCGTGGGGGGCTACTGCAACGGCAACCTGGGCAACATGAGCGAGCTGCCGCCGTACCAGGACACCATGCGGAACAGCGCCTCGGGCCCCGGATGGTACGGCGCCAACCCAGACCCGCGCTTCCCCGCCA TCTCCCGCTTCATGGGCCCGGCGAGCGGCATGAACATGAGCGGCATGGGCGGCCTGGGCTCTCTGGGGGACGTGAGCAAGAATATGGCCCCGCTGCCAAGCGCACCGCGCCGGAAGCGCCGGGTGCTCTTCTCCCAGGCGCAGGTGTATGAGCTGGAGCGACGCTTCAAGCAACAGAAGTACCTGTCCGCGCCGGAGCGCGAGCACCTGGCCAGCATGATCCACCTGACACCCACGCAGGTTAAGATCTGGTTCCAGAACCACCGCTACAAGATGAAGCGCCAAGCCAAGGACAAGGCGGCACAGCAGCAACTGCAGCAGgacagcggcggcggcggcgggggcgcagggtgccagcagcagcagcagcaagcgcAGCAGCAGTCCCCGCGCCGCGTGGCCGTGCCGGTCCTGGTGAAAGACGGCAAACCTTGCCAGGCGGGCGCC CCCGCGCCGGGCGCCGCCAGCCTGCAAGGCCACGCGCAGCAGCAGGCGCAGCAGCAGGCGCAGGCCGCTCAAGCGGCCGCGGCAGCTATCTCAGTGGGCAGCGGTGGCCCCGGCCTGGGTGCCCACCCGGGCCACCAGCCGGGCAGCGCGGGCCAGTCTCCGGACCTGGCGCACCACGCCGCCAGCCCCGCGGCGCTGCAGGGCCAGGTCTCCAGCCTGCCCCACCTGAACTCCTCGGGCTCGGACTACGGCACCATGTCCTGCTCCACCTTGCTATACGGTCGGACCTGGTGA